Proteins encoded in a region of the Methanobrevibacter millerae genome:
- a CDS encoding Ig-like domain-containing protein — translation MSFVSAMDVNETQNNAVLKDNVNIIDVGSGDFSQLSHYVKSDNYIILNGDITRSPSNSDLSIEKNVTIDGNGHTINANNLGRIFSIYGGELTLKNLKLKNGNLDGPGGAILNYHGKLTIMDCTFENNRATQGGAISCDVGKTTILGTNVFSNNQATIDAGAIYNYYSELTMSGKNTFNSNQALIHNEGKGGAILNVFGGSKMTITGETIFNNNQATFDGGAIFNHQATLSMDGVNSFINNKLTGGEGKGGAINNENGTFTLSGVNTFKSNSAVRGGAIDSSFDSITTISGKNEFINNKVTGMGGAISNHLVKRFNLYGENTFESNSANNIAGVLYIFHGTSDINSKNAFNSNTASNAGGAIYLDSASMTIKGFNNFKSNSAPLGGALLLKDSTRVDILGENVFDSNTASSTGGAIRANNVKELILGNHNYFSNNKASSSGGAIYMQNSVLNTQGALYESNSAQYGGAIFLENTAFAGNYNIFKNNYASKTGSDIESYQSSINSLEYNYWNSQNKVSQNNIHNYDVSRIRNWVVIDFTIPSEIKQNTNTEVVRFKTNSFTNLGGEMPMYGVSASPNFNPSNVIIKNNVGTSQYTGPAGPVTVTVSSSNFGGSKSVNVVEGKVKTQLKGNNVVLKDPSQSANYQVTLSDVNGNVLSGKTVTITADGKKYTKTTDAKGIVSLTLSGLANGYHKVESSYAGENKYYDSSTTNGIICAFNNESTTQLQTRDIEMYFKDGTRYGVKLMDSAGKALANKEIYILISGIIYTRTTNENGEASIAINLNSGTHDVMACFPGDASNEFAFVENTIIVKPTISGNDITKHYKNGTQYYAKFVGKDGKALTNTKIKYNINGVFYERTTDANGYAKMNINLIPGRYVITATNPVNGEMYSNIVTVLTIFEGKDVVKYYRNDTQYIVKILGDDGKPKSGVTVSFNINGVFYNRVTNESGYAKMNLNLIPGDYIITAEYNGLRYSNNIKILPVLSARDVTMSYRDGTKFEVKVLDGQGNAYPNQNITFNINGVFYQKVTDDDGYARLNINLMPGEYIITSEYGTARIANKINIR, via the coding sequence ATGTCATTTGTTAGTGCAATGGATGTTAATGAAACACAAAATAATGCTGTGTTAAAAGATAATGTGAATATTATTGATGTTGGTTCTGGTGATTTTTCACAATTATCTCATTATGTGAAGAGTGATAATTATATTATATTAAATGGGGATATTACACGATCTCCAAGTAATAGTGACTTATCAATTGAAAAAAATGTGACAATTGATGGAAATGGTCATACAATTAATGCAAATAATTTGGGGCGAATTTTTAGTATTTATGGAGGAGAATTGACATTAAAAAATTTAAAGTTGAAAAATGGAAATTTAGATGGTCCTGGAGGAGCAATTTTAAATTATCATGGTAAATTAACTATTATGGATTGTACTTTTGAAAATAATCGTGCTACACAGGGTGGTGCAATTTCTTGTGATGTTGGAAAAACTACTATTTTGGGTACAAATGTATTTTCCAATAATCAGGCAACTATTGATGCAGGAGCAATTTATAATTATTACTCTGAATTAACTATGTCTGGAAAAAATACTTTTAATAGTAATCAAGCTTTAATTCATAATGAAGGTAAAGGTGGGGCTATTTTAAATGTATTTGGAGGATCTAAAATGACCATCACAGGAGAGACTATTTTTAATAATAACCAAGCAACATTTGATGGTGGAGCTATTTTTAACCATCAAGCTACACTTTCTATGGATGGTGTAAATTCTTTCATTAATAATAAATTAACAGGTGGTGAAGGTAAAGGTGGTGCAATTAATAATGAAAATGGTACTTTTACTTTATCCGGAGTTAATACATTCAAATCAAACTCTGCTGTTAGGGGTGGAGCAATTGATAGTAGTTTTGATTCAATCACTACAATTTCTGGAAAAAATGAATTTATAAACAATAAAGTTACTGGTATGGGTGGTGCAATTTCCAATCATTTGGTAAAAAGATTTAATTTATATGGTGAGAATACGTTTGAATCAAATTCCGCTAATAATATTGCTGGAGTATTATATATATTCCATGGTACATCAGATATTAATTCTAAAAATGCATTTAATTCCAACACTGCATCAAATGCTGGGGGAGCAATATATTTAGATTCAGCATCTATGACTATTAAAGGATTTAATAATTTCAAATCAAATAGTGCACCTTTAGGTGGTGCATTGCTTTTGAAAGATTCAACCCGTGTTGATATTTTAGGTGAAAATGTATTTGATTCAAATACCGCTTCAAGTACTGGTGGAGCTATTAGGGCTAATAATGTAAAAGAGTTGATTTTAGGAAATCATAACTATTTTTCAAACAATAAGGCTTCCAGCAGTGGTGGAGCTATTTATATGCAGAATTCAGTTTTAAATACTCAAGGTGCTTTGTATGAGAGTAATTCTGCTCAATATGGTGGAGCAATATTTTTAGAAAATACTGCATTTGCAGGTAACTACAATATTTTCAAAAATAATTATGCTTCAAAAACAGGTTCTGATATTGAATCATATCAAAGTTCTATAAATAGTTTAGAGTATAATTACTGGAATTCTCAAAATAAGGTTTCACAGAATAATATCCATAATTATGATGTATCAAGGATTAGGAATTGGGTTGTGATTGACTTCACTATTCCGTCTGAAATTAAACAGAATACTAATACTGAAGTTGTTAGATTCAAAACTAACAGTTTCACTAATTTAGGTGGTGAAATGCCTATGTATGGTGTTTCTGCAAGTCCAAACTTCAATCCTTCAAATGTTATTATTAAAAATAATGTTGGAACCAGTCAGTATACTGGTCCTGCGGGTCCTGTTACTGTCACAGTATCCAGTTCTAATTTCGGAGGATCAAAAAGTGTCAATGTTGTTGAAGGTAAGGTTAAAACCCAATTGAAAGGAAATAATGTTGTTTTAAAAGACCCTTCCCAAAGTGCAAATTATCAAGTTACTTTAAGTGATGTAAACGGCAATGTATTGTCCGGAAAAACAGTTACTATTACTGCGGACGGTAAAAAATATACAAAAACAACTGATGCTAAAGGAATAGTTTCCTTGACACTTTCAGGTTTAGCCAACGGATATCATAAGGTTGAATCATCATATGCCGGAGAGAATAAATATTATGATTCCAGCACAACCAATGGTATAATATGTGCATTCAATAATGAGTCAACTACACAATTACAGACAAGAGATATTGAAATGTATTTCAAGGATGGTACCAGATATGGTGTTAAATTAATGGACTCTGCTGGTAAAGCATTAGCCAATAAAGAAATTTATATATTAATTTCCGGAATTATTTACACAAGAACAACCAATGAAAATGGTGAGGCATCCATTGCTATTAACTTGAATTCAGGAACTCATGATGTAATGGCATGTTTCCCTGGAGATGCAAGCAATGAATTTGCATTCGTTGAAAATACAATTATCGTCAAGCCAACCATTTCAGGTAATGACATTACCAAACATTATAAGAATGGAACTCAATATTATGCTAAATTTGTTGGAAAAGACGGCAAAGCCTTAACAAATACCAAAATCAAATATAACATCAATGGTGTATTCTATGAAAGGACCACTGATGCCAACGGTTATGCTAAAATGAACATCAACCTTATTCCTGGAAGATATGTCATTACCGCAACCAACCCTGTTAATGGAGAAATGTATTCTAATATAGTTACCGTTCTAACAATATTTGAAGGTAAGGATGTAGTTAAATACTACAGAAATGACACCCAATATATTGTGAAGATCCTCGGTGATGACGGTAAACCTAAATCCGGTGTAACAGTTTCATTTAACATTAATGGTGTATTCTATAATAGGGTTACCAATGAATCAGGTTATGCAAAGATGAACTTGAACTTAATTCCTGGAGATTATATTATTACTGCTGAATATAACGGTTTGAGATATTCAAATAATATCAAGATATTGCCTGTTCTTTCTGCACGTGATGTTACAATGTCATATAGGGATGGAACTAAGTTTGAAGTAAAAGTACTTGATGGTCAGGGTAATGCATATCCAAACCAAAACATTACATTTAATATTAATGGTGTATTCTATCAAAAAGTAACTGATGATGACGGATACGCTAGGTTAAACATTAATCTAATGCCTGGTGAATATATCATTACATCTGAATACGGTACTGCCAGAATAGCTAATAAAATTAATATCAGATAA
- a CDS encoding DUF169 domain-containing protein, with protein MESYISNELNLRFPPIVLLKSDERPEDAKGPKPGKGGCVMSFVAQTIAKRVTTCFGRENISCGGIATGFGWGDGFSTSEDMDFQATFLSCGLESAPNKKSYEARLEKMSHVSEMFLEGERIYSDFETAITNIKNRPIYDEGQYVIFKSIENLKDGEDPKSVIFTLNPLELTVLIQLNTSFRTDNACLLTPQASACQSIGNFVFKQDESDDPVPILGPIDLAGRSKTRHFIPDEYLTLSMPWKLFLKLEEISKKSVLQTESWKNFLK; from the coding sequence ATGGAAAGTTATATTTCTAATGAATTGAATTTAAGGTTCCCACCTATTGTTCTTTTGAAATCTGATGAAAGGCCGGAAGATGCAAAAGGACCTAAACCTGGAAAAGGAGGGTGTGTAATGAGTTTTGTTGCTCAAACAATAGCTAAAAGAGTAACGACATGCTTTGGAAGAGAAAATATTTCCTGTGGTGGAATCGCTACTGGATTTGGATGGGGTGATGGATTTTCAACATCAGAAGATATGGATTTTCAGGCTACATTTCTTTCATGCGGGCTTGAATCCGCTCCTAATAAGAAATCCTATGAGGCCCGTTTGGAAAAGATGTCTCATGTAAGCGAAATGTTTCTGGAAGGGGAAAGGATATACTCTGACTTTGAAACAGCAATAACCAACATTAAAAATAGGCCGATTTATGATGAGGGTCAGTATGTGATTTTTAAAAGTATTGAAAACTTAAAAGATGGGGAAGATCCTAAATCAGTGATATTTACTTTAAATCCTTTGGAACTAACAGTTTTGATTCAATTAAACACTTCCTTTAGAACAGACAACGCATGTCTTTTAACACCTCAGGCTTCAGCTTGCCAGTCAATAGGAAATTTTGTTTTCAAGCAGGATGAAAGTGATGATCCTGTACCAATTTTGGGACCTATAGATTTGGCAGGCAGGTCAAAAACCAGACATTTCATTCCTGATGAATATTTGACATTATCAATGCCTTGGAAACTATTTTTAAAGCTAGAGGAAATCAGCAAAAAGAGTGTTCTTCAAACTGAATCATGGAAAAATTTTTTGAAATAA
- a CDS encoding DUF2142 domain-containing protein — protein sequence MNYFDDFDLKGTLNDYKDMLFQSKKYLLIYLVLIFVMGLSTIYGRIIFTPKFLILTFLVVALLGIFCIVFYFLHSSDEELYKVAFVIILSFGLVCSLIVPICDVSDESEHLTRAEITSRGILIPHWTGEELGVEGLFNHTEGQVYSTARNYGAGFYTIQSMKFFQENLGGTVIETGHDTDKINNTPYLVESAFEQNPFFGYLPQAIGIFLAKIFDLNVIWMLWLPRMFNLVFYAGVISLAIKKTPVLKMPLLAVACIPISIYQASSVSIDCMIIALGIYSIAYFIYMTQAEENSLTSKDIIIFTVICIILGLCKLTYLAFIFLLLLVPFKNYQNDKKTVIPMIFISIAVTAVIGMLWSRYSSPTLLHSWRGSRNLVNSTLQIQYLMDNPKHGINFFKIIFTRDLRHLANGVFSFFGARQVMDHYTDKYYLVLFPLLAFLATILLAYPKKVKFELKTRVGTFALIIIIYIATCFIQLLTWAFIGQFNLGLSLRYFIPLLGLIPIAIWIKYNPIEKEVFDKYSIILITVFLAVMIISFATKYYLNYMTFSLF from the coding sequence ATGAACTATTTTGATGATTTTGATTTAAAAGGCACTTTAAATGATTATAAGGATATGCTTTTTCAGTCAAAGAAATACCTGTTAATCTATTTGGTTTTGATTTTTGTAATGGGACTGTCAACTATTTATGGTAGAATTATTTTCACTCCCAAATTTTTGATATTGACTTTTTTAGTCGTTGCACTTTTAGGTATTTTCTGCATTGTCTTTTATTTTCTCCATAGTAGTGATGAAGAGTTATATAAAGTAGCATTTGTTATAATACTGTCTTTTGGATTAGTATGTTCTCTGATAGTTCCTATTTGTGATGTCAGCGATGAATCAGAGCATCTCACACGTGCTGAAATTACTTCAAGAGGTATCTTAATTCCTCATTGGACAGGTGAGGAATTGGGTGTTGAAGGATTATTCAATCATACAGAAGGACAAGTGTATAGCACTGCACGTAATTATGGTGCAGGATTTTATACAATTCAATCCATGAAGTTTTTCCAGGAGAACCTTGGAGGGACTGTGATTGAAACAGGGCATGACACGGATAAAATAAATAATACTCCTTATCTGGTTGAGTCTGCCTTTGAACAGAATCCATTTTTTGGTTATTTGCCTCAGGCTATTGGAATTTTTCTTGCAAAAATTTTTGATTTAAATGTAATTTGGATGCTGTGGCTTCCAAGAATGTTTAATTTAGTTTTTTATGCGGGAGTTATTTCTCTTGCAATTAAAAAGACTCCTGTTTTAAAGATGCCTTTGCTTGCTGTTGCATGTATTCCAATTTCAATATATCAGGCATCTTCAGTAAGTATAGACTGCATGATAATTGCTTTGGGAATTTATTCCATTGCTTATTTTATTTACATGACGCAAGCAGAGGAAAATTCTCTCACATCAAAGGACATTATTATTTTCACTGTAATCTGTATTATTTTGGGACTTTGTAAGCTGACATATTTGGCATTTATCTTTCTTTTGTTGCTTGTTCCTTTTAAAAATTATCAAAATGATAAAAAAACTGTCATTCCTATGATATTTATTTCAATAGCAGTAACTGCTGTTATAGGTATGTTATGGAGCAGATATTCATCACCTACCCTACTGCATTCATGGAGGGGGTCACGTAATCTGGTCAACTCAACTCTGCAGATTCAATATTTGATGGATAATCCTAAGCATGGTATAAATTTCTTTAAAATTATATTCACACGTGATTTAAGGCATTTGGCTAATGGAGTATTCAGTTTCTTCGGGGCACGTCAAGTTATGGATCACTATACCGACAAATATTATCTTGTACTTTTTCCTTTACTTGCATTTTTAGCAACAATATTACTTGCTTATCCGAAAAAGGTCAAATTTGAATTAAAAACAAGAGTAGGTACATTCGCTTTGATAATTATCATTTATATAGCTACATGTTTCATTCAGTTGCTGACATGGGCATTCATTGGTCAATTTAATTTAGGATTAAGCTTAAGGTATTTCATTCCATTGCTTGGTTTAATTCCGATTGCAATATGGATAAAGTATAATCCTATTGAAAAAGAGGTTTTTGATAAATATTCGATTATACTGATTACAGTATTTTTGGCAGTGATGATTATTTCATTTGCGACAAAATATTATTTAAATTATATGACATTTTCACTTTTTTAG
- a CDS encoding glycosyltransferase family 2 protein produces the protein MKTAILIPCYNESKTIKKVVCDFKKVMPHADIYVYDNNSTDGTDKIAEENGAIVRYEFKQGKGNVVRSMFRDIDADCYIMVDGDDTYPAESAVEFERLVLEKNADMVIGDRLSSTYFEENDRPFHNIGNKMVRWLINLFFKSELKDIMTGMRAFSYDFVKSFPIVSKEFEIETEMSVFALMNNFSIEEIPIDYRDRVEGSESKLNTYRDGYKVLRMIYTLVRDKRPFFFFTTASLILLFIAAVYFVPIYLRYRYYGYVLKIPTLIVVSTVVMVAAVTFFTGVVLHVIKKQNNAQLENHLTLIRLNKKINNSYFRFL, from the coding sequence ATGAAAACTGCAATATTAATTCCTTGTTATAATGAATCTAAAACTATCAAAAAGGTTGTTTGTGATTTTAAAAAAGTAATGCCGCATGCCGATATTTATGTTTATGACAACAATTCAACAGATGGCACTGATAAAATAGCTGAAGAAAACGGAGCTATCGTTAGATATGAATTTAAACAAGGAAAAGGTAATGTTGTTCGATCAATGTTTAGAGACATTGATGCAGACTGTTATATCATGGTTGACGGTGATGACACTTATCCTGCTGAATCTGCAGTCGAATTTGAAAGACTTGTTTTGGAAAAGAATGCTGATATGGTTATTGGAGATAGACTGTCTTCAACATACTTTGAGGAGAATGACCGTCCATTCCATAATATTGGTAATAAAATGGTCAGATGGCTGATTAATTTATTCTTTAAAAGTGAACTGAAGGATATCATGACCGGAATGAGAGCATTCAGTTATGACTTTGTAAAATCATTTCCTATAGTATCAAAAGAATTTGAAATTGAAACTGAAATGAGTGTTTTTGCATTGATGAATAATTTTTCAATAGAGGAAATCCCAATTGATTATCGTGACCGTGTAGAGGGAAGCGAATCAAAACTGAATACCTACAGGGATGGATATAAAGTTCTTAGAATGATTTATACATTGGTTCGAGATAAGAGGCCCTTTTTCTTCTTTACAACTGCATCATTAATTCTATTGTTTATAGCAGCAGTGTACTTTGTCCCGATTTATTTGAGGTACCGCTATTACGGTTATGTTTTAAAGATTCCTACATTGATTGTTGTTTCAACTGTTGTGATGGTGGCTGCAGTCACATTCTTCACCGGAGTTGTTTTGCATGTTATTAAAAAGCAGAATAATGCGCAGCTTGAAAACCATTTAACATTAATCAGATTAAACAAAAAAATAAATAATTCTTATTTTAGGTTTTTATAA